From a single Sporosarcina oncorhynchi genomic region:
- the aspA gene encoding aspartate ammonia-lyase: MDIYAGRIEKDFIGEKEVPSHVYYGIQTLRATENFPITNEHIHPEVIRGIGIVKKAAALSNTLVNGLQAPIGHAIVAAAQEVIDGKLNDQFIVDPIQGGAGTSVNMNANEVIANRALEMMGYEKGDYATISPNNHVNMAQSTNDAFPTAIKIAVYTLINELLETMEKMAEELRLKEQQFDLIIKMGRTHLQDAVPIRLGQEFGAYRRVVERDIKRISRTRENLSEVNMGATAVGTGLNANIDYIENVVEQLRTISGLPLRTAEHLVDSTQNTDVYTEISSSLKISMINMSKMANDLRLMASGPRAGLNEINLPMRQPGSSIMPGKVNPVMAEVINQIAFQVIGNDHTISLASEAGQFELNVMEPVLVYNLLQSLTIMNNGFNVFREYCLAGITANEGQMQEYVDRSIGTLTALMPYIGYEKSSMIAREAFITGSSIRDLCLHYEVLTVAELDRLLDARKMTEIQGKKLDVVVEKALQMNK; encoded by the coding sequence ATGGACATCTACGCTGGACGAATCGAAAAAGATTTTATCGGGGAAAAAGAAGTGCCGAGTCATGTGTATTATGGGATTCAGACTTTGCGTGCGACGGAGAATTTCCCGATCACGAATGAGCATATTCACCCTGAAGTAATCCGCGGAATCGGGATTGTGAAGAAGGCGGCGGCATTATCGAATACGTTAGTGAACGGACTGCAGGCACCGATTGGACATGCGATTGTGGCGGCTGCGCAAGAAGTGATTGACGGCAAGTTGAATGATCAGTTCATCGTTGACCCGATTCAAGGTGGAGCGGGAACGTCTGTTAATATGAATGCGAACGAAGTAATTGCGAACCGTGCGCTTGAAATGATGGGCTATGAGAAAGGTGATTATGCGACGATTAGTCCGAATAATCATGTGAATATGGCCCAGTCAACGAATGATGCATTCCCGACGGCGATTAAGATTGCGGTGTATACGCTTATTAATGAATTGCTTGAAACGATGGAAAAGATGGCGGAAGAGCTTCGCTTGAAAGAGCAGCAATTCGATCTGATCATTAAAATGGGACGAACGCATTTACAAGATGCGGTTCCGATTCGGTTAGGCCAGGAATTCGGTGCTTATCGCCGTGTCGTAGAACGGGATATTAAGCGTATTTCCCGTACGAGAGAAAATCTTTCTGAAGTGAATATGGGCGCAACGGCCGTTGGTACAGGCTTGAATGCGAACATTGACTATATTGAAAATGTCGTGGAACAATTGCGTACGATTAGTGGATTGCCACTCCGTACAGCGGAGCATCTTGTTGACTCCACACAGAACACGGATGTCTATACAGAGATTTCCAGTTCGTTGAAAATCTCGATGATTAATATGTCCAAAATGGCGAACGATCTTCGTCTCATGGCATCTGGTCCACGCGCGGGCTTGAATGAAATCAATTTACCGATGCGCCAACCAGGATCGTCCATTATGCCAGGGAAAGTGAATCCAGTCATGGCGGAAGTCATTAACCAAATTGCATTCCAAGTAATAGGTAATGACCATACAATCAGTTTAGCATCTGAAGCAGGGCAGTTTGAATTGAATGTCATGGAACCGGTGCTTGTGTATAACTTGCTTCAGTCATTGACGATTATGAACAACGGCTTCAATGTATTCCGTGAATATTGCTTAGCGGGCATTACAGCGAATGAAGGACAAATGCAGGAGTACGTGGACCGTAGTATTGGCACACTGACTGCGTTAATGCCGTATATCGGTTATGAGAAGTCATCGATGATTGCGCGTGAAGCATTCATTACGGGCTCATCGATCCGCGATCTGTGTTTGCATTATGAAGTGCTGACAGTGGCGGAGCTCGATCGATTATTAGATGCGCGGAAGATGACGGAGATTCAAGGGAAGAAGTTGGATGTCGTTGTGGAGAAAGCGTTGCAGATGAATAAGTGA
- a CDS encoding S9 family peptidase yields MNVQDELIDYLTVNAAYEPAAIPTTRAFTFLTKLTGMPQLWTLDEKDEPVQLLHTHDRVLSVFHSPDGNKTVIGIDHEGNEKQQLYIVDSTGGEPQVLVESTENFHHCGGWSPDGKWIAYSSNRRHPGFFDVFIIHVETGETKQVFTYDANCVPVGWIDNESLFVMTKETNIDSTVHIVTINGGESKRLMRDGVRARFGTPVIIPGTRTGYVLTDYHEDTLYIAKFSLDHLDALARVRHWEQWDIDEMSLSPNGQALAFCVNTGGVSKLGIYYPETDSYILANPVEKHVIDSLSWLSDNKLVFGLKTPTQPGDIWTYDIQSKKMERLTFISASETVGNYWVEPELHTYKSFDGLEVPYFIYSKGEADNKPAVIYVHGGPEGQTKADYNPVLQYLVHKGFTVVAPNIRGSNGYGRKYLQLDDADKRLDAVADLASLTEELAKIHHVDSTKIGIMGRSYGGFMVLAALTHYPELWAAGVDIVGMSNLRTFLQNTGEWRRYLREFEYGSLAAHSDYFEEIAPMNLTHKITAPLLVFHGRNDTRVPVSEAEQLVRDLQERDREVELIVFEDEGHQTEKIGNHITMHTKTVAFFSRYLGE; encoded by the coding sequence ATGAATGTACAAGACGAATTAATCGATTACCTAACAGTGAATGCCGCTTACGAACCGGCCGCCATACCGACAACAAGGGCTTTTACGTTTTTGACGAAGTTGACGGGGATGCCGCAACTATGGACGCTAGATGAAAAAGACGAGCCCGTGCAATTGCTACATACGCATGACCGCGTACTTAGCGTCTTTCATTCGCCTGACGGAAATAAAACGGTTATCGGCATCGATCACGAAGGCAACGAAAAGCAACAACTATATATTGTCGATTCAACAGGTGGAGAACCTCAAGTGCTTGTGGAATCTACAGAGAATTTTCATCATTGTGGGGGTTGGTCGCCGGATGGGAAATGGATAGCGTATTCAAGTAATCGTCGGCATCCCGGATTTTTTGACGTCTTCATCATCCATGTAGAAACGGGCGAGACGAAGCAAGTGTTTACGTATGATGCGAACTGTGTGCCTGTTGGATGGATTGACAATGAATCGCTGTTTGTCATGACGAAAGAAACGAATATTGATAGTACAGTTCACATTGTCACAATCAATGGAGGAGAATCCAAACGGTTGATGCGGGACGGGGTTCGAGCGCGTTTCGGAACACCGGTGATCATACCTGGAACTCGAACTGGCTATGTCTTGACGGATTATCATGAAGACACTTTATATATTGCGAAGTTTTCCTTAGATCATCTGGATGCGCTGGCAAGGGTGCGTCACTGGGAACAGTGGGATATCGACGAAATGAGCTTGTCACCTAACGGGCAAGCATTAGCGTTTTGTGTGAATACGGGCGGTGTATCGAAGCTAGGAATTTATTACCCCGAAACGGATTCGTATATACTCGCAAATCCGGTCGAAAAGCATGTAATCGATTCGTTATCTTGGTTGTCGGACAACAAATTGGTGTTCGGTTTGAAGACGCCGACACAACCGGGTGATATATGGACATATGATATCCAGTCGAAAAAGATGGAACGCCTGACATTCATCAGTGCGTCTGAAACGGTAGGGAACTATTGGGTTGAACCGGAACTGCATACATACAAGTCATTTGACGGGCTTGAAGTGCCGTATTTTATCTATTCAAAAGGTGAAGCGGACAACAAGCCGGCCGTCATTTACGTACACGGTGGTCCTGAAGGACAAACGAAAGCGGATTATAATCCAGTGCTTCAATACCTCGTCCATAAAGGATTTACGGTCGTCGCACCGAATATTCGTGGGAGTAACGGATACGGTAGGAAGTATTTACAGCTCGATGATGCGGACAAACGGCTCGATGCGGTCGCGGACTTGGCAAGTCTTACGGAAGAACTAGCGAAAATTCATCACGTCGATTCAACGAAAATTGGTATTATGGGCCGCAGTTATGGCGGTTTCATGGTCCTTGCTGCGTTGACGCATTATCCGGAGCTGTGGGCGGCAGGTGTCGATATTGTCGGCATGTCTAACCTCAGAACATTCCTGCAGAACACAGGTGAGTGGCGACGCTATTTGAGGGAATTTGAATACGGATCACTTGCAGCGCACAGTGACTACTTTGAAGAAATCGCGCCAATGAATTTGACGCATAAGATTACGGCTCCACTTCTCGTTTTTCACGGCAGGAATGATACGCGGGTCCCTGTCAGTGAAGCGGAGCAACTCGTCCGCGATCTACAAGAAAGAGACCGTGAAGTTGAACTGATTGTCTTTGAGGATGAGGGGCATCAGACAGAGAAAATTGGTAATCATATTACGATGCATACGAAAACCGTCGCATTTTTCAGCCGTTATTTAGGAGAGTGA
- a CDS encoding leucyl aminopeptidase — protein MDVQLKGIHALFDTSADALVIGLYEDGQNDNVLRQLSEKMKQDLSSFFEEQELGTYASLTSLFTFGSVPMKQVVFLGLGRKEEQSFDRLRKATGRLVRKLKTESITDIAFYSAHTDQVSSKRFGQAITEAFYLSNYEYKEFFKQDESEARKQLYLFVDDPDNEELQQGLALGKAIGESTVYARNLMNAPANYLTPVALKDEIVKMAGKYGLETNVLNQSQLEELKMGGILGVAQGSVLKPYVVTVKYEGNPLSDEVLGLIGKGVTFDTGGISLKAKPGLELLKKDMGGSASMIGVMETIAKLKPKVNLLLVVGCVENMPSGSAYKPGDVVTMMDGKTVEIISTDAEGRLVLGDCITYAKSLGVTSLIDCATLTGAVRVALGYIAAGVMGNKQEMIDKLLASAKEGGEKAWQLPLYDEYFDPLKSQVAYMKNSGAKFGGASVAGKFIEQFVGDTPWIHLDISSSGYTHEANDLGPVGATGSMISTVTHYVLNHQA, from the coding sequence TTGGATGTACAGTTAAAAGGAATACATGCGTTATTCGACACCAGTGCGGATGCTCTAGTAATTGGATTGTATGAGGATGGGCAGAATGACAACGTCTTACGGCAGCTTTCAGAGAAAATGAAACAGGATCTATCGTCGTTTTTCGAAGAACAGGAATTGGGAACCTATGCTTCTCTCACTTCCCTCTTTACATTTGGCAGTGTGCCGATGAAACAAGTCGTTTTCCTTGGTCTCGGCAGAAAGGAAGAACAGAGTTTCGACCGCTTACGTAAAGCTACTGGCCGTCTCGTTCGGAAGCTGAAAACGGAAAGTATTACTGACATCGCATTTTACAGTGCACATACGGATCAAGTTTCAAGCAAACGCTTTGGACAAGCAATTACAGAAGCATTTTATCTATCTAACTATGAATATAAGGAGTTTTTTAAACAGGACGAAAGTGAAGCGCGGAAGCAACTGTATCTGTTCGTCGATGACCCTGATAACGAAGAACTGCAACAAGGTCTGGCCCTCGGCAAGGCAATCGGTGAAAGCACAGTTTATGCTCGTAATCTGATGAATGCCCCAGCCAATTACTTGACTCCAGTCGCCCTCAAAGATGAAATCGTCAAAATGGCGGGCAAATACGGTCTAGAAACAAATGTGCTCAATCAGTCTCAATTGGAAGAATTGAAAATGGGAGGGATTCTAGGTGTCGCACAAGGTAGTGTGCTGAAGCCGTATGTGGTCACCGTCAAGTATGAAGGCAATCCTTTATCCGACGAAGTGCTTGGTCTAATTGGAAAAGGTGTCACTTTCGATACGGGAGGTATTTCGTTGAAAGCGAAACCTGGCCTTGAATTATTAAAAAAAGACATGGGTGGATCCGCTTCGATGATTGGCGTAATGGAGACAATCGCAAAGCTGAAACCAAAAGTGAACTTGCTGCTTGTCGTCGGCTGTGTCGAAAATATGCCTTCCGGTTCTGCCTATAAACCTGGGGATGTTGTGACAATGATGGACGGCAAGACCGTTGAAATCATTTCGACGGATGCAGAAGGAAGATTAGTCCTAGGCGATTGCATCACATACGCTAAATCACTAGGTGTCACATCACTCATCGATTGCGCAACATTAACCGGTGCTGTAAGGGTTGCACTTGGATATATCGCGGCAGGCGTCATGGGCAATAAACAGGAAATGATTGATAAATTATTGGCGAGTGCGAAAGAAGGAGGCGAAAAAGCATGGCAGTTACCATTATATGACGAGTACTTCGATCCATTGAAGAGCCAGGTCGCCTATATGAAGAACTCCGGAGCCAAATTTGGAGGAGCGAGTGTTGCAGGCAAGTTTATCGAACAATTCGTCGGTGACACACCTTGGATTCATCTTGATATTTCAAGTTCCGGCTATACGCATGAAGCTAATGACCTTGGCCCAGTCGGCGCAACAGGTTCAATGATTAGCACGGTTACTCACTATGTCTTAAACCATCAAGCATAA
- a CDS encoding SDR family NAD(P)-dependent oxidoreductase, producing the protein MNLKDKVIIVTGAAGGMGKAIVKRLAEKQAIVVGIDLSASNTDEKPAGQVTYKSANILEEGKVSDLFAEIYEKYGRIDGLVNAIGVAQSKTPIEEVSLDMWYKMMNINATSLFITIKEVAKYMKKRQSGSIITISSVSAVRPRPGLQAYIASKGAAESFTRAMAIELAPFSIRANTIHPGPSNTGMLGQFAQQDAAEEETKNLFKQSVPLGELIEPDDIAHSVVYLLSDEARMVTGATLHVDGGRGL; encoded by the coding sequence ATGAACCTCAAAGATAAAGTAATTATTGTCACCGGCGCTGCAGGTGGCATGGGGAAGGCAATCGTTAAAAGGTTGGCGGAAAAACAAGCAATTGTCGTTGGAATTGACCTCTCTGCTTCAAATACGGACGAGAAGCCAGCCGGGCAGGTGACTTACAAGTCGGCAAACATATTAGAAGAAGGAAAAGTGAGTGATCTATTCGCTGAGATTTACGAAAAATATGGACGTATCGACGGATTGGTGAATGCCATTGGTGTTGCGCAGTCCAAAACACCTATAGAAGAAGTTTCGCTGGATATGTGGTACAAGATGATGAATATTAATGCGACAAGTCTGTTCATTACAATTAAAGAAGTCGCAAAGTATATGAAGAAAAGACAAAGTGGATCGATTATTACGATTTCGTCTGTGTCAGCTGTTAGACCGAGACCGGGATTACAGGCTTACATAGCTTCAAAAGGTGCAGCTGAAAGTTTCACACGTGCCATGGCGATTGAACTTGCACCATTTTCCATTCGTGCAAACACGATCCATCCAGGACCATCGAATACAGGAATGCTTGGACAATTTGCCCAGCAGGATGCGGCTGAAGAAGAGACGAAGAACTTATTCAAACAAAGTGTTCCTCTTGGGGAGCTCATTGAACCTGATGATATTGCCCATTCGGTTGTCTATCTACTGTCCGATGAAGCGAGAATGGTAACAGGCGCGACGTTGCATGTGGATGGAGGAAGAGGACTGTAA
- a CDS encoding peptide ABC transporter substrate-binding protein, which translates to MKKTIHVFSFVAIMLLAVILTACSSDDNKTADGSQNSDESTSSTPKVLNFASANDLPTLNSLEARDTASNIALSHLMSGLMRMNENNEPVPELIEGMPEISDDKLVYTFKILKDAVWSDDTPVTANDFEFSWKKMVDPEIAAVYSYIFPAAGIKNAEAILDPEHELFGKYEELGVKALDEKTLEVTLDVATPYFLSMLRFTPFMPINEDYYNAQGESYAQETDNLIYNGPYTMTKWIRGDGWTFTKNPKYWDADNVTIDEANFKVVKELTTQINLYQQGKLDVVDGLSSEFVTQYSGQEDFNTSLQSRVSYLMLNTKKVEAFGNKNIRVAMLNSFDREELVSKVLNNGSIAAQYFVAKDFVQDADGKDFRNKSPEGYNHKSPEEALELWEKGLQELGTDTVSIELLVSGTDQSSSNLAEYVKKQLETKLPGMKITINKQPNSNYLSLRRERNYDMSISGWGPDYQDPMTYLDKWTDIAGNYTDWINEDYISLIDQAKLAGDDPKKRFDLFHQAEKMLLEEAPILPLWQAGDAYLQKPNVKGIERPSFGTKIVWMYADIE; encoded by the coding sequence TTGAAGAAGACCATTCATGTTTTTTCTTTCGTAGCAATTATGCTTTTAGCAGTCATTCTTACCGCGTGTTCCAGTGATGATAATAAAACTGCAGACGGAAGCCAGAATTCCGACGAAAGCACAAGTAGCACTCCAAAAGTACTTAACTTCGCGAGCGCCAATGATTTACCGACATTGAATTCCTTAGAAGCGCGTGACACAGCATCTAACATAGCATTGAGCCACCTTATGTCAGGACTAATGCGAATGAACGAAAACAACGAACCCGTTCCGGAACTGATTGAAGGAATGCCCGAGATCAGTGACGACAAACTCGTCTATACATTCAAGATTTTAAAGGATGCAGTTTGGTCAGATGACACGCCTGTCACTGCTAATGACTTCGAATTTTCATGGAAGAAGATGGTGGACCCTGAAATTGCGGCTGTCTATTCATACATCTTCCCCGCTGCCGGCATTAAAAATGCGGAAGCGATTCTAGACCCGGAGCATGAATTATTCGGTAAGTACGAGGAACTGGGTGTGAAAGCACTCGATGAAAAGACATTGGAAGTAACACTGGACGTTGCAACACCTTACTTCTTAAGCATGCTAAGATTCACCCCTTTCATGCCGATTAATGAAGACTATTACAACGCCCAAGGTGAGTCTTATGCGCAAGAAACAGACAACCTCATCTATAACGGTCCGTATACGATGACAAAATGGATACGCGGAGACGGTTGGACATTCACGAAGAATCCAAAATATTGGGATGCGGATAACGTGACTATCGACGAAGCCAACTTCAAAGTCGTGAAAGAATTGACAACTCAAATCAATCTTTACCAACAGGGCAAATTGGATGTAGTAGACGGTCTTTCATCAGAGTTCGTTACTCAATATTCAGGTCAAGAAGACTTCAACACGTCACTTCAATCACGCGTTTCCTACTTGATGCTTAACACAAAAAAGGTGGAAGCATTCGGGAATAAAAACATCCGTGTCGCTATGTTGAATTCATTTGACCGCGAAGAGCTTGTCTCCAAAGTGTTAAATAACGGATCCATTGCAGCTCAATATTTTGTGGCGAAAGACTTCGTACAAGATGCAGACGGCAAGGATTTTAGAAACAAATCACCAGAAGGCTACAACCATAAGTCCCCTGAAGAAGCATTGGAACTATGGGAAAAAGGGTTACAGGAACTCGGAACAGATACGGTTTCCATCGAATTGCTCGTTTCAGGGACAGATCAAAGCAGTTCCAATTTAGCAGAATATGTGAAGAAACAGCTTGAAACAAAGCTGCCAGGCATGAAAATCACTATTAATAAACAACCGAATTCCAACTATTTAAGTCTTCGTCGCGAACGGAACTATGATATGAGTATTTCCGGCTGGGGCCCGGACTATCAAGACCCGATGACGTATTTAGATAAGTGGACGGATATTGCGGGTAACTATACCGACTGGATTAACGAGGACTATATTAGTCTAATTGACCAGGCAAAATTGGCAGGAGATGACCCGAAGAAACGATTCGACCTATTCCACCAGGCTGAAAAAATGCTTTTGGAAGAGGCTCCGATTTTGCCATTATGGCAAGCTGGTGATGCCTATTTACAAAAGCCTAATGTCAAAGGTATCGAAAGACCATCTTTCGGAACGAAGATTGTTTGGATGTACGCAGATATAGAATAA
- a CDS encoding Fic family protein: MKTPYSLPLLPISFSPETELRLYKKVVDAHSKLERLKEKLSYSMVNKSFLELLTLFESVESTRIEGTQVTFSDMLEDKLLESEDWQKVEVRNYQEALHVGIEEIQNGYPLSERLIRRLHGILMKDARGSVSAAGHYRRDQNFIGPPNNPKEASYIPPEPQLMDEYMKNLELFMNGHPYKDQKDDGLHPLIKCAIIHGQFESIHPFLDGNGRLGRILIVLYLLQTKLIESPYFFLSEELEKEKFRYYALLNGIRGIGKKNPDWDNWIVFFLDATIKMADHQYEKLDQAEQLFKAGIQNISRNSTKTVWAALFHSPITNASQIADFTNLSPQTVRSGFRELEQLGMLFGDDRKRNRKYYFYDLIQIIQS; this comes from the coding sequence ATGAAGACCCCATATTCGCTTCCATTGCTCCCGATTTCATTTTCACCTGAAACGGAACTAAGGCTCTACAAAAAAGTTGTGGATGCTCATTCGAAACTGGAAAGATTGAAAGAGAAACTAAGCTATTCTATGGTAAATAAATCTTTTCTCGAATTACTTACCTTATTTGAATCCGTCGAGTCTACACGGATTGAGGGTACCCAAGTTACTTTCAGTGATATGCTTGAAGATAAGTTATTGGAGAGTGAAGATTGGCAAAAGGTCGAGGTAAGGAATTATCAAGAAGCATTGCACGTCGGAATTGAAGAAATTCAGAACGGCTATCCTCTAAGCGAGAGATTAATTCGTCGACTTCATGGCATTCTAATGAAAGATGCAAGAGGTTCTGTAAGTGCCGCCGGTCACTATCGAAGAGACCAAAACTTCATTGGTCCCCCCAACAACCCAAAAGAGGCTTCATATATTCCTCCTGAACCCCAACTCATGGATGAATACATGAAAAACTTGGAACTATTTATGAATGGACACCCCTATAAGGATCAAAAGGATGATGGGTTGCATCCCCTTATAAAATGTGCCATCATCCATGGACAATTTGAGTCCATTCATCCATTCCTTGATGGAAACGGACGACTAGGAAGGATTTTGATTGTATTATATCTTTTGCAGACGAAGCTAATTGAATCTCCTTACTTTTTCCTAAGCGAGGAATTAGAAAAAGAAAAGTTTCGATACTATGCTCTGTTGAATGGCATTCGGGGGATTGGGAAGAAAAATCCTGATTGGGATAATTGGATTGTCTTTTTCTTAGATGCAACGATAAAAATGGCGGATCATCAATATGAAAAGCTAGATCAAGCTGAACAGTTATTCAAAGCTGGGATTCAAAACATATCAAGGAATTCAACAAAAACCGTATGGGCGGCGCTATTCCATTCTCCTATTACAAACGCATCTCAGATAGCTGATTTCACAAACTTATCTCCACAGACCGTCCGATCAGGATTCAGGGAGTTGGAGCAGCTTGGAATGCTATTTGGAGATGACCGTAAACGAAATCGAAAATATTATTTTTATGATCTGATACAAATCATTCAAAGTTAA
- a CDS encoding tartrate dehydrogenase encodes MTTYKIAVIAGDGIGKEVMAEALRVMEVLQQYDADFKLQLEEFPWSSDYYLEHGEIMPKDGLDQLKKFDAILFGAIGDARVPDEVTIWELIMPIRKQFKQYVNFRPVKSLKGIGSPLKNGKDIDFVIFRENAEGEYSNSGGRMFEGQADEMAVQNTIMTRKGIENITRAAAQYAVAHGKQKVTSATKSNAVIHTLKLWDEHVKQVLAEEFPDLQLESNYIDALVAYFVERPQSFEVVVASNLFGDILSDLGSSLVGGLGLSPSANINPEKDYPSMFEPVHGSAPDIAGRGIANPIAQIWSAALMLSHLGRPDLAEKIVLAIEHVLLDGEVRTKDIGGSASTTEMGDAIIEKINAQMSL; translated from the coding sequence ATGACGACATACAAAATTGCCGTTATTGCAGGAGATGGCATAGGAAAAGAAGTAATGGCAGAAGCCCTACGCGTCATGGAGGTACTGCAACAATATGATGCGGATTTTAAGTTGCAGCTTGAAGAATTCCCATGGAGTTCAGATTACTACTTAGAACACGGTGAAATTATGCCGAAAGATGGGCTGGACCAATTAAAGAAGTTTGATGCTATTCTGTTTGGTGCAATCGGCGATGCGAGAGTACCAGATGAAGTGACAATTTGGGAACTGATTATGCCGATTCGCAAGCAGTTTAAGCAATACGTTAACTTCAGGCCAGTCAAATCACTGAAAGGCATCGGTTCCCCATTGAAGAACGGTAAGGACATAGACTTTGTCATATTCAGGGAAAACGCCGAGGGTGAGTACTCAAACAGCGGCGGACGGATGTTTGAAGGACAAGCCGATGAAATGGCTGTACAAAATACAATCATGACAAGAAAAGGAATTGAAAACATTACACGAGCAGCCGCTCAATACGCCGTAGCACATGGTAAACAGAAAGTGACAAGTGCCACAAAGTCGAACGCGGTAATTCATACATTAAAGCTTTGGGATGAACACGTCAAACAGGTGCTAGCTGAAGAGTTCCCTGACTTGCAGTTGGAGTCGAACTATATCGATGCGCTTGTCGCATACTTTGTAGAACGGCCGCAGTCCTTTGAAGTCGTTGTAGCATCCAACTTATTCGGTGATATCTTATCCGATCTCGGTTCAAGTCTTGTAGGCGGTTTAGGATTGTCGCCATCAGCAAATATTAATCCTGAAAAAGACTATCCCTCTATGTTCGAACCTGTGCATGGATCAGCACCGGATATAGCAGGAAGAGGCATCGCAAATCCAATTGCTCAAATTTGGTCAGCGGCTCTTATGTTAAGTCATCTTGGCAGACCGGACCTCGCCGAGAAAATTGTTTTGGCTATCGAGCACGTCTTGTTAGACGGCGAAGTACGAACAAAGGATATTGGCGGGTCAGCGTCAACGACAGAGATGGGCGATGCAATCATTGAAAAAATTAACGCACAGATGTCCTTATAA
- a CDS encoding M20 family metallopeptidase, with protein sequence MNQKVESKSYVRDREAVIQLTKELVQIPSVYREGEPDGNETKVAMYVADYLRSIGIETHVEEVVPGRPNVIGVVDSGKPGKTLLFEGHTDVVTEGNREAWTYNPFSAHVENGRMFGRGTNDTKGNLACMITAVHSILQDKESFTGKIILCIPVDEEGMMLGIKHFIKQGWADDVDGAIICEPEENNVCIAQRGAMRIRVDIYGKMAHGAISWSGINPNWRMARLIVELEKLEKEEQERLGEDPYLKWPSITPTILQAPVKGDAQINVIPDHCMTTLDIRTVPSQDHEELVGKIEAIIEKLKEADPDFKVELTMLDNRPATSTPKEDPVVVAAYEAVKAITGKEPIYNGVPGATDGTFLHMHGVPIVTIGAGDRDVPHQIDEYIDLEELAETTAIYKEAALRFLAE encoded by the coding sequence ATGAATCAAAAAGTTGAGAGTAAATCGTATGTTCGGGATCGGGAAGCGGTCATTCAATTGACGAAGGAGCTTGTTCAAATACCGAGTGTGTATCGTGAAGGGGAACCGGATGGCAACGAGACGAAAGTTGCGATGTATGTCGCGGATTATTTGAGAAGTATTGGGATTGAGACGCATGTTGAAGAAGTCGTTCCGGGCAGGCCGAATGTCATTGGGGTCGTTGATTCGGGTAAGCCTGGGAAGACGTTGCTGTTTGAAGGGCATACCGATGTCGTAACAGAAGGGAACCGGGAGGCTTGGACATATAATCCGTTCAGTGCGCATGTTGAGAATGGCCGTATGTTTGGCAGGGGAACGAATGATACGAAAGGGAATTTGGCTTGTATGATCACTGCCGTTCATTCGATTTTGCAAGATAAAGAGAGTTTCACAGGAAAAATCATCTTGTGTATTCCGGTCGATGAAGAAGGGATGATGCTTGGCATCAAACATTTCATCAAGCAAGGCTGGGCGGATGATGTAGACGGGGCGATTATTTGTGAGCCTGAAGAAAACAACGTTTGTATCGCCCAAAGAGGAGCTATGCGAATCCGAGTGGATATCTACGGGAAGATGGCGCATGGTGCCATTTCATGGAGCGGCATCAATCCGAACTGGCGAATGGCGCGTTTAATAGTTGAGTTGGAAAAACTCGAAAAGGAAGAGCAGGAAAGACTGGGTGAGGATCCATATTTGAAATGGCCATCTATTACGCCTACAATACTGCAAGCGCCTGTTAAAGGGGATGCGCAGATTAATGTCATTCCGGATCATTGTATGACGACGCTTGATATACGAACGGTTCCAAGCCAGGATCATGAGGAGCTGGTTGGTAAAATAGAGGCCATTATTGAAAAGCTCAAAGAGGCTGATCCTGATTTCAAAGTGGAACTGACAATGTTGGATAACCGTCCTGCTACGTCAACACCTAAAGAGGATCCGGTTGTTGTCGCTGCTTACGAAGCAGTGAAAGCGATTACAGGAAAAGAGCCGATTTACAATGGCGTCCCGGGTGCGACGGATGGGACATTCTTGCATATGCATGGTGTGCCGATTGTCACGATTGGAGCGGGAGACCGAGATGTACCCCACCAAATCGATGAGTATATCGATCTTGAAGAACTGGCGGAGACGACTGCCATTTACAAAGAAGCAGCTTTGCGTTTTTTGGCTGAATAA